The sequence below is a genomic window from Peptococcaceae bacterium 1198_IL3148.
CATGATGAGGTACAGGGCACCCAGTGATGACTGGTGTAGGGTAGGGAAAATAATACCTAAAATCATCATTACAGGTAGCGCTTTTTTAAAGGCATTGTGGTACTTGGTACCAACTTTTTCGGTTGCGATTTCTCCAAACTCCAAAACCTGTATGGTGGTATAACAGGACACACACCAGAAGACTTCAAAGAGTACCGAATTGTAACCCCAGGATACGAAAGGCCGCCAAAAGTTAAACCATTGACCGATATCCATAAACAGTCCCACCATAACGATGAGATAACCAAGCAGCGAAGTTAACATGGCACTGCGGGCAATGGCGTTGTACTTGTTTCTGTGTAAAACATGAACAATAATGGCAGTGCCATAACCTCCACCGGCCAAAGCAACACCGGTTAGTACATCAAAGCCAATCCACAGGCCCCAGGGCCAAGTATCATTTAGGTTGGTGGCAGTTCCTAACCCGGTTGCCAAACGGTAAAGCATACATATAATGCCGATGCTGGCCAGCAGTAATAATACCTTGCGGGCACCGGTCATGGTAAACTTCCACTTATATTCTTTTATTTCTTGAAACAATCCTTTACTTTCCAACCTACTCCCCCCTTTAAACATTTGGTTCGTCGATAATCCGTTGCCTACATGGGAACATTTTTGTCGTCCTTCTCAGAAGCAATTCGTTCACGTCGCTTTGTATAATGATACATCAGCGTCAATAAAGCACTCCAACCTACCGCAATACCTGGCGTATACTTTAAAAAGTCATGGGAGTACTCCGGCAATGGTCTGGTTCCCATATTTGGACGAAAGCCAAAGTTTTCAAAGGGCACATCGGAGATATACAGCCAGGATGTTCCGCCAACTTCATTTTCACCCAGTACCTTTTTAATATAACTGGGATCACTGTTGATTCTACTCCAAGCTTCTTTTAACAACTCCTCCCGTTCCCCGAATGTGAGGGCACCCGTTATACATGTATCCACACAGGCGGGTTTTAGACCATAACTCAATCGATCATACTCATCTTCGGGATCAAAGCAAAACTGGCACTTAGACACTAGAGGAAACCGTTTCTCCCA
It includes:
- a CDS encoding 4Fe-4S dicluster domain-containing protein — protein: MAKAVLVDITKCIGCKACQVACKQWNDLPAKIPEFVDGLTGPPDMDGDTYTVVKFKVLEKDGDFKIRAAKTQCMHCLEPACVSACFAKALERDAKTGAVIYHPHLCVGCRYCMLACPFNIPKYQWEKRFPLVSKCQFCFDPEDEYDRLSYGLKPACVDTCITGALTFGEREELLKEAWSRINSDPSYIKKVLGENEVGGTSWLYISDVPFENFGFRPNMGTRPLPEYSHDFLKYTPGIAVGWSALLTLMYHYTKRRERIASEKDDKNVPM